A single window of Leptolyngbya ohadii IS1 DNA harbors:
- a CDS encoding molybdopterin oxidoreductase family protein, whose product MSTPIKTLCPYCGVGCGLEVIPTDNSQSSSPAPPLPCSPASYKVRGDRSHPSSQGMVCVKGATVVEAIDRDRLLYPMWRESLDQEFQRISWEEAFQKIVDRIRLVQGAIGRDGICVYGSGQFLTEDYYTAQKLVKGCLGTNNFDANSRLCMSSAVSGYVQSLGSDGPPCCYDDLELTDCAFIVGSNAAECHPIAFNRFRKHHKRNPNVKLIVVDPRRTETAEAADLHLPIRPGTDIDLFNGMAYLLKQWGADQPKFIDRHTSSFAEFEEVIQHYSPQVTADRCGITVEQLEQAARMWAESDQVLSLWSMGMNQSSEGTAKVRSLINLHLLTGQIGKPGAGPFSLTGQPNAMGGREAGGLSHLLPGYRFVKSDWHRVEVERAWKLPAGSISPDPGRTVWDMITGLETGDVGLVWIAATNPIVSLPDLERSKAALRRSPFTVYQEAYYPTETAAYAHLLLPACQWSEKTGTMTNSERRVTLCPAFRPAPGEAKPDWEIFAEVGRRLGFTEQFAFQSAAEVHAEFVQLTRDRVCDMTGISHDRLQRSGPLQYPLAEGQSNGTPRLYTDLRFPTPDGRARFGAYYSRGLAEPPDEDFPYVLTTGRLYGHWHTQTRTGRIEKIRQMYPNPFIEIHPRDAAQLEVNEGEWVEIRSRRGMARFPAKVTRAIAPGTLFVPMHWGELWADQAEANALTHPTACPDSKQPELKACAVQIIPIRQESQSDQALSEVVTEALLQLAEN is encoded by the coding sequence ATGTCTACCCCGATTAAAACCCTGTGCCCGTACTGCGGCGTAGGCTGCGGTCTCGAAGTCATTCCCACCGACAATTCTCAATCCTCTTCCCCCGCTCCCCCGCTCCCCTGTTCCCCCGCTTCCTACAAAGTAAGGGGCGATCGCTCCCATCCCTCCAGCCAGGGTATGGTTTGTGTCAAAGGGGCAACGGTGGTAGAGGCGATCGATCGGGATCGGTTGCTGTATCCGATGTGGCGAGAATCGCTGGATCAGGAATTTCAGCGGATTAGCTGGGAGGAGGCATTTCAGAAGATTGTCGATCGGATTCGACTCGTGCAGGGGGCGATCGGTAGGGATGGGATTTGTGTCTACGGTTCCGGGCAGTTTTTGACGGAGGACTACTACACGGCGCAAAAGCTGGTCAAGGGCTGTCTGGGAACCAATAATTTTGATGCGAATTCGCGGCTCTGTATGTCTTCGGCAGTGTCGGGCTATGTGCAAAGTTTAGGATCGGATGGTCCGCCCTGCTGCTACGACGATCTGGAACTGACCGACTGCGCCTTTATTGTCGGGAGTAATGCGGCGGAGTGTCACCCGATCGCCTTTAATCGGTTTCGGAAGCATCACAAGCGCAATCCGAACGTCAAACTCATCGTTGTTGATCCCCGCCGCACGGAAACCGCTGAAGCTGCCGATCTGCATTTGCCGATCCGTCCCGGCACAGATATCGATCTGTTTAACGGCATGGCGTATTTGCTCAAGCAGTGGGGCGCAGATCAGCCGAAATTTATCGATCGCCATACGTCCAGCTTTGCGGAATTCGAGGAGGTCATCCAGCACTATTCGCCCCAGGTAACTGCCGATCGCTGTGGGATTACCGTCGAACAACTGGAGCAGGCGGCGCGGATGTGGGCAGAGTCCGATCAGGTGCTGTCGCTGTGGTCGATGGGCATGAATCAGTCCAGCGAGGGGACTGCCAAAGTTCGCAGTTTAATTAATTTGCATTTGCTCACCGGACAGATTGGCAAACCGGGAGCCGGACCCTTTTCCCTCACCGGACAACCCAATGCGATGGGCGGACGGGAAGCAGGCGGACTTTCCCATCTGTTGCCGGGATATCGCTTTGTCAAAAGTGACTGGCATCGGGTCGAGGTGGAGCGAGCTTGGAAATTGCCTGCTGGAAGCATTTCGCCCGATCCCGGTCGCACGGTGTGGGACATGATTACCGGGCTGGAAACCGGGGATGTGGGTTTAGTCTGGATCGCCGCGACAAATCCGATCGTCAGTTTGCCCGATCTGGAACGTAGTAAGGCTGCACTGCGCCGATCGCCCTTCACGGTTTATCAGGAAGCCTATTACCCCACGGAAACCGCAGCATACGCCCATCTGCTGCTGCCTGCCTGCCAGTGGAGCGAAAAAACGGGGACGATGACCAACTCCGAGCGGCGCGTAACGCTTTGTCCTGCCTTTCGTCCTGCCCCCGGTGAGGCAAAGCCCGACTGGGAAATTTTTGCGGAGGTGGGTCGGCGGCTCGGCTTCACGGAACAGTTTGCCTTCCAATCAGCAGCAGAGGTTCACGCCGAATTCGTGCAGCTCACTCGCGATCGCGTCTGTGACATGACGGGCATCTCCCACGATCGCCTGCAACGGTCAGGACCCCTCCAGTATCCCCTGGCTGAGGGACAGTCTAATGGAACGCCGCGCCTCTACACCGATCTGCGATTTCCCACACCCGACGGACGTGCCCGCTTTGGAGCCTACTATTCTCGCGGCTTAGCCGAACCCCCCGACGAGGATTTCCCCTACGTTCTTACCACGGGCAGACTCTACGGACACTGGCACACCCAGACCCGCACCGGACGCATCGAGAAAATCCGCCAGATGTACCCCAATCCCTTTATCGAAATCCATCCTCGTGATGCGGCTCAGCTTGAGGTGAATGAGGGCGAGTGGGTGGAGATTCGATCGCGCCGAGGCATGGCTCGTTTCCCTGCAAAAGTCACCAGGGCGATCGCTCCCGGAACACTATTTGTGCCGATGCACTGGGGCGAACTCTGGGCAGACCAAGCCGAAGCCAACGCCCTCACCCATCCCACAGCCTGCCCCGACTCAAAGCAGCCCGAGCTGAAAGCCTGTGCCGTCCAGATTATCCCGATTCGGCAGGAAAGTCAGAGCGATCAAGCGCTGTCGGAAGTCGTCACAGAAGCGCTGCTGCAACTGGCAGAGAATTAA
- a CDS encoding GAF domain-containing protein, translating to MEKTPEGRSVHASPIKRLMNRLLSDVPDAGTPDEQWDASSSSLSPHAALAVTPPSSASAIDAADRTSAAPAPAFYQPAPHAQTDGVAQINGMAQLDGVTQEPANFMQKIENSQGQSFPYGAVPRSYSSSASAASKLDQRLEWLFQVASRMQQAETRDALLTIAVAEIRQHFSADRVLVYQAQGERQGIVVAESMINGFTPSLNETLSVVLFGDETLANYQNQPFVTVNAASEQVTPYQSQLLDRFQIKTSLSLPIVIDQQIWGLLAVQQCARLRQWELPEINLLQQIVQELRLNFQPAEARAQKQEQAEQDKIVAQVIHKIHQASDVDSLFNTTTQEVRHQLKCDRVAVYRFDADWGGRFVSESVGRNWVGLVGRDLETAWNDTHLQETQGGRYRHHETFTVDDIYEAGLAPCHIEILEGFEAKAQAIAPIFDGEKLWGLLAAYQNSGARHWTASDVNLLVQVGRQFGLAIHQAEYLEQLRDQSKQLTKTAERERVISKTVDRIRQSLDLQTMLKTTAREVRSFLQVDRVAIFKLFPGYAEGETIAEDVKAGLVSAMSVKVIDHCFSEGFAEQYRQGRVFATSDIYESGLQECYLETLSHFQVRANLVVPLLRGEDLWGLFCIHHCTEPRVWKEGDIEFAKQIAAQLNVAIQQGEFIEQLQQQSRQVSEAADREKVAKEQLQQEVMQLLTAVRPALAGDLTVRAPVTDSEVGTIADAYNNTLNSLRQTVTQMQTAANQVAQTSQANNTAINQLALQAQHQLQALEQVFAQVQAMAVSTQNVEADAQQVEAAVQQANQIVMAGDAAIDRTVDEMEDIRATVIETSIRLRRLSESSQKISRVVSLIGQFTTQTQLLALNATIEATRAGDFGRGFAVVADEVRSLARQSASAATEIEQLVQEIQASTAEVATAMETGIEQVSSGTTVVIEAREYLNAIVNATAQISQLVAGITQATQAQAQQSQSVTQTMQDVAAIANRTSQDAGTISASFQDLLAMAQDLQSKSEQFKAE from the coding sequence ATGGAAAAAACACCCGAAGGGCGAAGCGTCCATGCTTCCCCAATAAAACGCTTGATGAACCGCCTTTTGAGCGATGTGCCAGATGCCGGGACACCCGATGAGCAGTGGGATGCGTCCTCATCTTCTCTCTCTCCCCATGCCGCTCTTGCTGTTACCCCTCCTTCATCTGCTAGCGCGATCGATGCAGCCGACAGGACTAGCGCTGCTCCGGCTCCTGCTTTCTATCAGCCTGCACCTCATGCACAAACCGACGGTGTTGCACAAATCAACGGTATGGCACAACTCGACGGTGTTACTCAAGAACCCGCTAATTTCATGCAGAAAATCGAGAATTCCCAAGGTCAGTCCTTTCCTTACGGTGCTGTGCCCCGGAGCTATAGCAGCAGTGCTTCTGCCGCCAGCAAACTGGATCAGCGTTTAGAATGGCTGTTTCAGGTCGCGAGCCGGATGCAGCAGGCAGAAACCCGAGATGCCCTCTTGACGATCGCGGTTGCAGAAATTCGTCAGCACTTTAGCGCCGATCGTGTGCTGGTTTATCAGGCTCAGGGGGAGCGCCAGGGAATTGTTGTTGCAGAGTCGATGATCAACGGCTTTACGCCCAGTCTGAATGAAACCCTGTCCGTTGTCCTGTTCGGTGACGAGACGCTGGCAAACTATCAAAACCAGCCTTTTGTAACAGTCAATGCGGCTTCAGAACAGGTGACGCCCTATCAGTCCCAGTTGCTTGACCGCTTTCAGATCAAAACCAGCCTCAGTTTACCGATCGTGATCGATCAGCAGATCTGGGGATTGCTGGCAGTGCAGCAGTGCGCTCGTTTACGCCAGTGGGAATTGCCGGAAATCAATCTGCTCCAGCAAATCGTTCAGGAACTGCGCTTAAATTTTCAGCCTGCGGAGGCCCGCGCCCAGAAACAAGAGCAGGCAGAACAGGACAAAATCGTTGCCCAGGTGATTCACAAAATTCACCAGGCTTCGGACGTTGACAGCCTGTTCAATACCACCACACAAGAAGTGCGGCACCAGTTAAAGTGCGATCGCGTTGCCGTTTATCGCTTCGATGCCGATTGGGGCGGACGCTTCGTGTCGGAGTCTGTCGGCAGAAACTGGGTAGGACTGGTGGGGCGAGATCTGGAAACCGCCTGGAACGATACGCACTTGCAGGAAACCCAGGGCGGACGCTATCGCCACCATGAAACCTTTACTGTCGATGACATCTATGAAGCCGGACTGGCTCCCTGCCATATTGAAATTTTGGAAGGGTTTGAAGCTAAAGCGCAGGCAATTGCCCCCATTTTTGATGGAGAGAAGCTGTGGGGCTTGCTAGCTGCCTACCAGAACTCAGGAGCGCGCCACTGGACTGCAAGCGATGTCAACCTGCTAGTTCAGGTGGGTCGGCAGTTTGGGCTGGCAATTCACCAGGCAGAGTATCTGGAGCAGCTCCGCGACCAGTCCAAGCAGCTTACCAAGACCGCAGAGCGGGAGCGAGTCATTTCTAAAACGGTCGATCGCATCCGGCAATCTCTGGACTTGCAGACCATGCTGAAGACAACGGCAAGGGAAGTGCGGAGCTTTTTGCAGGTCGATCGCGTGGCAATTTTCAAGCTTTTTCCCGGATACGCCGAAGGAGAAACCATTGCAGAGGATGTCAAGGCTGGACTGGTCTCTGCAATGTCTGTCAAAGTCATCGATCACTGCTTCAGTGAGGGATTTGCCGAACAGTACCGACAGGGGCGCGTCTTTGCGACATCCGATATTTACGAGTCGGGACTGCAAGAGTGCTATCTCGAAACGCTGTCGCACTTTCAGGTGCGAGCAAACCTGGTCGTGCCGCTGCTCCGGGGCGAGGACCTATGGGGCTTGTTCTGTATCCACCACTGCACAGAACCGCGTGTCTGGAAAGAGGGAGACATTGAGTTTGCCAAACAGATTGCCGCTCAGTTAAACGTGGCAATTCAGCAGGGCGAGTTTATTGAGCAGCTTCAGCAGCAGTCCCGGCAGGTGTCAGAAGCCGCCGATCGCGAAAAAGTGGCAAAAGAGCAGCTTCAGCAGGAGGTAATGCAGCTTTTGACAGCGGTACGTCCGGCACTGGCAGGGGATTTAACCGTTCGCGCTCCGGTTACTGATTCGGAAGTGGGCACAATCGCCGATGCCTACAACAACACGCTGAATAGCTTGCGGCAAACCGTGACGCAGATGCAAACCGCTGCAAATCAGGTTGCGCAAACCTCACAGGCAAACAATACCGCAATCAATCAGCTTGCCCTTCAGGCACAGCACCAGCTTCAGGCACTCGAACAAGTCTTCGCGCAGGTTCAGGCGATGGCAGTTTCCACGCAGAACGTTGAGGCAGATGCACAACAGGTGGAAGCCGCTGTGCAGCAGGCAAACCAGATTGTCATGGCGGGAGATGCCGCGATCGATCGCACCGTAGACGAAATGGAGGACATCCGCGCCACCGTCATTGAAACCAGCATTCGCCTTCGACGGCTAAGCGAATCGTCGCAGAAGATTTCCAGGGTCGTCAGTCTGATTGGTCAATTTACAACTCAGACGCAGCTCCTGGCACTCAACGCCACGATCGAAGCAACCCGTGCGGGGGATTTCGGGCGGGGTTTTGCGGTTGTTGCCGATGAAGTCCGATCGCTGGCGCGTCAGTCTGCCAGTGCCGCCACCGAAATTGAACAGCTGGTTCAGGAAATTCAGGCAAGTACGGCAGAAGTGGCAACAGCAATGGAAACGGGAATCGAGCAAGTTTCATCGGGAACCACGGTTGTGATTGAGGCTCGCGAATATCTCAATGCGATCGTCAATGCAACGGCTCAGATCAGTCAGTTGGTGGCAGGCATTACCCAGGCAACGCAGGCACAGGCACAGCAGTCCCAGTCTGTGACCCAAACCATGCAGGATGTCGCCGCGATCGCCAACCGCACCTCCCAGGATGCAGGCACCATTTCAGCGTCGTTCCAGGATCTTCTGGCAATGGCGCAGGATCTCCAGTCTAAGAGCGAACAGTTCAAGGCCGAATAA
- a CDS encoding response regulator transcription factor, which produces MTTVLLVEDSLTETELLTQYLIQAGIFVVSATNCEEARVLLRSQKPDLVLLDVMLPGESGFELCRELKIHTSTSCIPVVLCSTKGTNVDKLWGSMLGANAYLPKPVQQDELADTVLRLTAS; this is translated from the coding sequence ATGACCACAGTTCTTTTAGTTGAAGACAGTTTGACAGAAACAGAACTGCTGACCCAATACCTGATTCAGGCGGGCATCTTTGTTGTCAGCGCGACCAACTGTGAAGAAGCGCGAGTTCTGCTGCGATCGCAAAAGCCCGATCTCGTGCTGCTGGATGTCATGCTACCGGGAGAAAGCGGCTTTGAACTTTGTCGGGAATTGAAAATTCATACCAGCACCTCATGCATTCCCGTCGTGCTTTGTTCAACCAAGGGCACCAACGTCGATAAACTCTGGGGCAGCATGCTGGGGGCAAATGCCTATCTACCAAAACCAGTGCAGCAGGATGAGTTAGCCGATACCGTTTTGCGCCTGACGGCGAGTTAA
- a CDS encoding hybrid sensor histidine kinase/response regulator, which translates to MSLDPTIRQQTYQYFRQEAPELLRAIEEGLFNLRKNWGINQVNNLMRATHTLKGASTSVGLETIAQIAHSLEDIFKALCKPNLSLDPEVEALLFEGLECLRLPLMAELNGSTINDTEVLNQTAFVFALLQDKLGDCFDQEPYLPTSADLGFDLAQSMFELGVAQRLEQIAAMLNETEPEAVKAELQTHAEVLLGLAESLNLSGFAAIARATIAALTYYPEQAIRIAQAALADFQAGQAAVLAGDRTQGGEPSSTLQQLAMPPALDGAENLLEEPSSGLLESIWGSATEPASTGESLSQAGTIALQSASLTPDPLLSEPTTSPLKEPAHKDSSSALPTVRVAVKHLDRFNHAVGELVTHQNRQSLQTEQLQRVSKTLLSQVKRHQQLFTQLQDHTHREANHQQRTQAKNPPSVPPSLSSKSASRSRKRRRNRFDRSGYLNSADLIRSLLDQTVQFSETAEAIYLLTEQTSQLLEKQHQLLTNTQDALIEARMLPLSEIFDRFPRMLQQLETLHNKPVALKLEGGEVLVDKAVAEKLFDPLLHLLRNAFAHGIEPPTLRRQQGKPERGLITFSAYYHGRNLVIEVQDDGSGLNFDQIRQRAVERQFLSIEQVNHLSPEQLTEILFEPGFSTATQVSDLSGRGVGLDVVKNQLTALQGKATVQSEPHRGTTFMLQIPLNLTIAQLFVCEADGKTYALLDDPIEQILIPSSSQIQERNGGKFLRWFHNQTEALIPIYSIVEALDYEAPTPAFSSPSSLASKNFISHESAKPVILIRRQGELLGLEVDRLTSEQKLVIRPLGSMIHPPKYVQGAATLADGRLALVIDAATLLERIVMDAQESSLLSGWTHALPEQGLTERLLPFAPAVATSELRASPNTGILVVEDSITTRQSLVLTLEKAGYQVLQAQDGREGLDCFQQQPNIRLVICDVEMPRMNGFEFLRHRQQIPALASVPVLILSSRSDDKHRMLASQLGATVYMVKPFMEHKLIKMVTTLLAHVA; encoded by the coding sequence ATGAGCTTAGATCCCACCATTCGTCAGCAAACCTATCAATATTTCCGCCAGGAAGCCCCTGAACTGCTGCGAGCGATCGAGGAGGGATTATTTAACCTCCGCAAAAACTGGGGCATCAATCAGGTCAATAATTTGATGCGAGCCACCCATACCCTGAAGGGCGCTTCAACCAGCGTGGGTCTAGAGACGATCGCCCAGATTGCTCACTCCCTGGAGGATATTTTCAAGGCACTGTGTAAACCCAATCTCTCGCTTGATCCAGAGGTTGAAGCGCTTTTGTTTGAGGGGCTGGAGTGCCTGCGTCTGCCGCTAATGGCAGAACTCAACGGCAGCACGATCAACGATACAGAAGTGCTGAATCAAACAGCTTTTGTGTTTGCCCTGCTCCAGGATAAGCTCGGAGACTGTTTTGATCAGGAACCTTACCTGCCCACTTCAGCCGATCTGGGGTTTGACCTCGCCCAATCGATGTTTGAACTGGGCGTCGCGCAGCGGCTAGAGCAGATTGCGGCAATGCTCAACGAAACTGAACCCGAAGCGGTGAAAGCTGAACTGCAAACCCATGCGGAAGTGCTGTTGGGATTGGCTGAGTCACTAAACCTCTCTGGATTCGCGGCAATTGCCAGAGCGACGATCGCTGCCCTCACCTACTATCCAGAGCAGGCAATCCGGATTGCACAGGCGGCACTGGCAGATTTCCAGGCGGGACAGGCAGCCGTTCTGGCAGGCGATCGAACTCAGGGGGGCGAGCCCTCCAGCACGCTACAGCAGCTTGCAATGCCGCCAGCCCTTGATGGTGCTGAAAACTTACTGGAAGAACCTTCCAGCGGTCTTCTGGAGAGCATTTGGGGGTCGGCAACCGAGCCTGCCTCGACGGGAGAATCACTGTCCCAGGCAGGCACGATCGCTTTGCAAAGCGCCAGCCTTACTCCCGATCCCCTACTGTCGGAGCCAACGACTAGTCCATTGAAAGAACCCGCCCACAAAGATTCCAGTTCAGCGCTGCCGACGGTTCGGGTTGCAGTCAAGCATCTCGATCGATTCAACCATGCGGTTGGAGAGTTAGTCACCCATCAGAATCGCCAGTCGCTTCAGACCGAACAATTGCAGAGGGTGAGCAAAACCTTGCTGAGTCAGGTCAAGCGCCATCAGCAGCTTTTCACGCAGCTTCAAGATCACACCCATCGTGAAGCAAACCATCAGCAGCGAACGCAGGCGAAGAATCCCCCATCGGTGCCCCCCTCGTTGTCCAGTAAATCGGCATCGCGATCGCGCAAAAGACGCAGGAACCGCTTCGATCGATCCGGTTACTTAAACAGCGCCGACCTGATTCGATCGCTTCTCGACCAGACCGTGCAGTTCTCGGAGACGGCAGAGGCAATTTATTTGCTGACCGAACAGACCAGCCAACTGCTAGAAAAGCAGCACCAACTGCTAACCAATACGCAAGACGCGCTGATCGAAGCCAGAATGCTGCCCCTGAGCGAAATTTTCGATCGCTTTCCCCGTATGCTGCAACAGCTCGAAACCCTTCACAACAAACCCGTTGCGCTCAAGCTAGAGGGGGGTGAAGTTCTGGTCGATAAGGCAGTGGCAGAAAAACTCTTTGATCCGCTGCTGCACCTGCTGCGTAATGCGTTTGCTCACGGTATCGAACCGCCTACCCTGCGCCGCCAGCAAGGTAAACCGGAGAGGGGTTTAATTACCTTTTCTGCGTATTACCACGGCAGGAATCTGGTGATTGAAGTGCAGGACGACGGCAGCGGATTGAACTTTGACCAAATTCGGCAGCGTGCTGTGGAAAGACAATTCCTATCGATCGAGCAGGTCAACCATTTGAGTCCGGAACAGCTCACGGAAATCCTATTTGAGCCAGGTTTCTCGACGGCTACCCAGGTAAGCGATCTCTCTGGGCGGGGGGTTGGTCTGGACGTGGTCAAAAACCAGCTCACGGCGCTACAGGGCAAAGCCACTGTTCAATCGGAGCCGCATCGGGGAACGACTTTCATGCTACAGATTCCGCTGAATCTGACGATTGCCCAACTCTTTGTCTGTGAAGCCGACGGTAAAACCTATGCCCTCCTAGACGATCCGATCGAGCAAATCTTGATTCCGTCCTCCAGCCAGATCCAGGAGCGGAATGGCGGCAAATTCCTGCGCTGGTTCCACAACCAAACGGAAGCGTTAATTCCGATCTACTCGATCGTTGAGGCATTAGACTACGAAGCGCCAACGCCTGCATTTTCATCGCCCTCTTCTCTGGCGTCTAAGAATTTTATTTCCCATGAATCTGCCAAGCCAGTCATTTTGATTCGCCGCCAGGGAGAACTGCTGGGTCTGGAAGTCGATCGCTTAACCAGTGAACAAAAACTCGTGATTCGTCCATTGGGATCGATGATTCACCCGCCAAAATATGTTCAGGGTGCAGCGACGCTGGCAGATGGGCGACTGGCACTCGTCATTGATGCCGCCACCCTGCTGGAGAGAATTGTGATGGATGCTCAGGAAAGCAGCCTTTTAAGCGGATGGACCCATGCCCTGCCAGAACAGGGTTTGACCGAGCGCCTGCTGCCTTTTGCCCCTGCTGTAGCGACATCGGAATTGAGAGCAAGCCCCAATACCGGAATCCTGGTGGTCGAAGATTCAATCACCACTCGTCAATCGCTGGTTCTGACCCTCGAAAAGGCAGGATATCAGGTTCTTCAGGCGCAGGATGGGCGCGAAGGGCTGGATTGTTTTCAGCAGCAGCCCAATATTCGACTGGTGATTTGCGATGTTGAAATGCCCAGAATGAACGGGTTTGAATTTCTCAGGCATCGTCAGCAAATTCCCGCTCTTGCCAGTGTTCCTGTTCTCATCCTGTCTTCCCGCAGTGATGACAAGCATCGAATGCTGGCTTCGCAGCTTGGGGCAACAGTGTATATGGTCAAGCCATTTATGGAACATAAGCTCATAAAAATGGTTACTACGCTACTTGCCCACGTTGCCTGA
- a CDS encoding chemotaxis protein CheW, whose amino-acid sequence MQFGETPTNKQIGSPQSASSQSASPQINAADNFNGLTGLLFDVIPPETRERLLRFVLGNQDSVLLPLEQIIEVLKVEFSDVLPIPEMPRSVLGICYWRGEMLWLIDFNHFVSYSSPVQQGQCLSQFNVIVAETRGESSQQANSQQVNSQQANSQQAIGLIVTQVQEIELHDLQQLQPAPIGLFSPDLLPLVQGILPGSGDAVLDLQSLMQCPIWKKHPKGEASMLPQ is encoded by the coding sequence ATGCAGTTTGGTGAAACACCGACTAACAAGCAAATCGGCAGTCCGCAATCAGCCAGTTCGCAATCAGCCAGTCCGCAAATCAATGCTGCCGATAATTTTAACGGCTTGACTGGGCTTCTCTTCGATGTAATTCCCCCCGAAACCAGAGAACGACTGCTGCGTTTTGTTTTGGGGAACCAGGACAGCGTTTTGCTGCCGCTCGAACAAATTATCGAAGTTCTGAAAGTTGAGTTTAGCGATGTTCTCCCCATCCCCGAAATGCCGCGATCGGTGCTTGGCATCTGCTACTGGCGCGGAGAAATGCTCTGGCTGATTGATTTCAATCACTTTGTCAGCTATTCCTCTCCTGTTCAGCAGGGGCAGTGCTTGAGCCAGTTCAACGTAATTGTGGCTGAGACTCGCGGGGAGAGCAGTCAGCAGGCAAATAGTCAGCAGGTAAATAGTCAGCAAGCAAATAGTCAGCAGGCGATCGGTCTTATTGTGACTCAAGTCCAAGAGATTGAACTGCATGACCTCCAGCAGCTTCAGCCTGCGCCGATCGGCTTATTTTCCCCAGACCTCCTGCCCCTCGTGCAAGGAATTCTTCCGGGGTCTGGCGATGCCGTTTTAGATCTTCAGTCCTTAATGCAGTGTCCCATATGGAAAAAACACCCGAAGGGCGAAGCGTCCATGCTTCCCCAATAA
- a CDS encoding chemotaxis protein CheW has product MMRRKKDEIKLMQSEPIRELEIGKFIIFSAANYSFMLPVSEVLQVINRPVTTGELDKAGLIQIGRHVIPLFDLHQQLEPENAVPAPTHRPFLVITHGLPGELCAIPVGEPPNLVEFPLDLIQILPQTGSSSGVLRVASHAATLALEQAPATVFLLNLRRMLVPIAASG; this is encoded by the coding sequence ATGATGCGACGGAAAAAGGATGAAATCAAACTAATGCAGAGTGAGCCAATCCGTGAGTTAGAGATCGGAAAATTTATCATTTTCTCTGCTGCCAACTATTCTTTCATGCTGCCAGTCAGCGAAGTGCTGCAAGTGATAAATCGTCCCGTAACAACAGGTGAACTGGACAAAGCTGGTTTAATTCAAATCGGACGCCATGTAATTCCGCTTTTTGATCTGCATCAGCAGTTAGAACCAGAAAATGCTGTCCCCGCACCTACCCATCGCCCTTTTTTAGTGATTACGCACGGTTTACCCGGCGAGCTTTGTGCCATCCCTGTGGGTGAGCCACCGAATCTGGTCGAGTTCCCGCTAGACCTGATCCAGATCCTGCCGCAAACGGGCAGTTCGTCCGGTGTCCTCAGGGTTGCCAGCCATGCGGCTACTCTTGCGCTGGAACAAGCCCCAGCTACGGTTTTTCTGCTGAATCTCCGGCGAATGCTGGTTCCGATCGCCGCCTCAGGCTGA
- a CDS encoding response regulator, protein MQYCPQLAGGSSFQRSSSQDVNCVRCWNYQSLVHLVQQGQIQQSHLSSIVAGNLLEVVFDLIQTLHLSPQPVKMHLTSQPLAASSTDSSWLVSFEAARIWQQAAQAWSVWQQSGLERISPNLAPLIWDSEGLRQQTSLLTYHNLTAFANGYWTLRDLAIRLKQPIVPLTQSLMPYIKQGIMGLNPVGDIRVNQQSSRQFVIAYVEDSGFDSTAMNQILDRAGHRLISIPDPLQAIPILLEQKPDLIFLDLLMPIANGYEVCTQIRRITAFKDVPIVILTGSNGIVDRVRAKLAGASGFLSKPIEPDKVLNTLRQTLPGFTSQ, encoded by the coding sequence GTGCAATATTGTCCTCAGCTCGCAGGCGGCTCATCTTTCCAGCGTTCATCTTCCCAAGATGTTAATTGCGTTCGCTGCTGGAACTATCAATCGCTGGTTCATCTGGTGCAGCAGGGACAAATTCAGCAGAGCCATTTGTCGTCGATCGTTGCGGGTAATTTGCTGGAGGTTGTGTTTGATCTCATTCAAACCTTGCACCTCTCCCCGCAGCCTGTAAAAATGCACCTAACTTCTCAGCCCCTTGCGGCTTCCTCGACTGATTCCTCCTGGCTGGTTTCTTTCGAGGCAGCACGGATCTGGCAGCAGGCAGCACAAGCCTGGTCAGTTTGGCAGCAGAGCGGTCTGGAAAGAATCTCCCCAAATCTGGCACCTTTGATCTGGGACTCCGAAGGACTTCGACAGCAAACTTCGCTACTTACTTATCACAACCTCACAGCATTCGCAAACGGATACTGGACTTTGAGGGATCTTGCTATCCGTCTCAAGCAGCCTATCGTGCCGCTAACGCAATCGCTCATGCCCTATATCAAGCAAGGCATCATGGGGCTAAATCCGGTTGGAGATATTCGAGTGAATCAGCAATCCTCGCGCCAGTTTGTGATTGCTTACGTCGAGGACAGCGGATTTGATAGCACAGCAATGAACCAGATTCTTGACCGGGCGGGTCATCGGTTGATCAGCATTCCTGATCCGCTTCAAGCCATTCCCATCCTGCTGGAGCAAAAGCCCGATCTGATTTTTTTAGATTTATTGATGCCGATCGCCAACGGATATGAAGTCTGCACCCAGATCCGGCGAATCACTGCCTTCAAGGATGTTCCGATCGTGATTTTGACGGGGAGCAACGGCATTGTTGACCGTGTGCGAGCCAAGCTTGCGGGGGCTTCGGGCTTTCTATCTAAGCCGATCGAGCCAGATAAAGTGCTGAATACCCTGCGGCAGACTCTTCCTGGATTTACATCTCAATAG